From a region of the Desulfatibacillum aliphaticivorans DSM 15576 genome:
- a CDS encoding glycosyltransferase encodes MLLTNFFLVPAHMNKDAQNPFKVSVIIPVFNGQDCIANAIDSILEQRGPDVEIIVVNDGSTDDTGYICRSYAEKKQIVYQEQENLGRARARNAGLRVARGEYIAFLDADDEALPGSLEKRAEVLDKHPEVSVVYSNFIVFESLGRPPYHWVRPEDLSFLNSSSNSEYAPVYLIGPDYCKIALENLNLLPSTITAMIRKEVFDLLGGFDESLPFAEDFDLWLRLASRCRFAFIDKPLARYNWDMEQKEKKQANNFLQRLLILQRFKKQCAPGLGRLCSRLIGKTYMDLGLALLRNHHAPKGIGYLAQSLLHPFIYQRIFRSAPALFIEHDPQPLFHDLKRIAHYAKALIRIR; translated from the coding sequence ATGCTGTTAACCAACTTTTTTCTTGTTCCCGCGCATATGAACAAAGACGCCCAAAATCCATTTAAAGTATCCGTCATTATCCCGGTTTTTAACGGCCAGGATTGCATTGCCAACGCCATTGACTCCATTCTGGAGCAACGTGGGCCTGACGTGGAAATTATTGTAGTGAACGACGGATCCACGGACGATACGGGCTATATTTGCCGGAGCTACGCAGAAAAAAAGCAAATCGTTTATCAGGAACAGGAAAACCTGGGCCGCGCCAGGGCGAGGAACGCCGGGTTGAGAGTTGCACGAGGAGAGTACATAGCATTTCTGGACGCGGATGACGAGGCTCTTCCCGGAAGCCTGGAGAAACGGGCGGAGGTCTTGGATAAGCACCCGGAGGTTTCGGTCGTTTACAGCAACTTTATCGTGTTTGAATCCCTTGGCCGCCCTCCGTACCACTGGGTCCGTCCTGAAGATCTGTCCTTTTTGAACAGCAGTTCCAATAGTGAGTACGCACCTGTGTATTTGATTGGCCCGGACTATTGCAAGATTGCCTTGGAGAATTTAAACCTGCTGCCTTCCACGATTACCGCCATGATCCGGAAAGAGGTTTTCGACTTGCTGGGCGGCTTTGACGAATCGCTGCCGTTCGCCGAGGATTTCGACCTATGGCTCAGGCTGGCGTCCCGTTGCAGGTTTGCGTTTATCGATAAACCGCTTGCCCGCTACAATTGGGATATGGAGCAAAAGGAAAAAAAGCAGGCGAACAATTTTCTGCAACGGTTGCTTATTTTACAAAGGTTTAAAAAGCAATGCGCACCGGGCCTTGGGCGGCTTTGCTCCAGGCTGATAGGAAAGACATACATGGACCTGGGGCTTGCGCTGCTGAGAAATCATCATGCCCCCAAAGGGATAGGCTATCTTGCCCAAAGCCTGCTCCATCCCTTTATTTATCAGCGCATATTCCGATCCGCGCCCGCCCTTTTTATAGAACACGACCCCCAGCCCCTCTTTCATGACCTGAAGCGCATCGCTCACTATGCCAAAGCCCTGATCCGCATAAGATAG
- a CDS encoding lipopolysaccharide biosynthesis protein — protein sequence MLNRIIRGSVFRVGSLLLQIALTFIMMPYIVNSLGIRMYGFWALACAFVGYFGLMDIGLASAVVRYVSRALGANDKQDVNRVASTAFFTFSGLGMAALLATLILAFLSNWFFKSPDESKIFGQVILITGAGFALSFPMRVFAGLLNARMRQDLQSLTSMLRLLVANALIYLSLSNGYGIMALALSYLAADIFMHTLTAFMAYRIYPGLQIRPSLMSTASLKTLFSYGGISFWAKLAGIFQFRTPPILIAIYLNANYVTLFHVGARLLQIYSALVDSVASMGGPMYSWQEARGDKQALQNSFLHFIRISSLFAVFIGASIVFFGKDFVTVWMGKGYVTSYYIILILGAPTIIAATQGPAVNLLFSISRHRFMAIINTVETVIGLLLSMILLPYYGIYGVAAALGVSTLLCKSVILAYYTCKCIEVPGKDYVRAFAMPNLKLLAAMGFYFYLISDYLKPTYASIMGLAGVQMLLFIPVIYFFVLEKEDRIALAGVLKARKMGDDPLSAAHPADIDKDASCQ from the coding sequence TTGCTCAACAGAATTATCAGAGGGTCGGTTTTTCGAGTAGGAAGCCTTCTGCTTCAGATCGCCCTCACCTTCATTATGATGCCCTATATAGTCAACAGCCTGGGCATCCGTATGTACGGATTCTGGGCCTTGGCATGCGCCTTTGTGGGTTATTTCGGCTTGATGGACATAGGACTCGCCTCAGCCGTGGTCCGCTACGTCTCCCGGGCATTGGGCGCCAATGACAAACAGGATGTAAACCGGGTTGCAAGCACCGCCTTTTTTACCTTCAGCGGTTTGGGCATGGCCGCCTTGTTGGCCACTCTTATCCTGGCGTTTTTGTCCAACTGGTTCTTTAAAAGCCCTGACGAATCCAAAATTTTCGGCCAGGTGATCCTGATTACCGGGGCGGGCTTCGCCTTGAGCTTTCCCATGCGCGTTTTCGCCGGGCTGCTTAACGCCCGCATGCGTCAGGATCTCCAGTCTTTGACATCCATGCTCAGATTGCTGGTCGCCAATGCACTGATTTATCTGTCGTTATCTAACGGGTATGGAATTATGGCCCTGGCTTTGAGTTATCTGGCGGCCGACATATTCATGCACACCCTCACGGCTTTCATGGCCTATAGAATATATCCCGGCTTGCAAATCCGGCCCTCCCTCATGTCCACAGCCAGCCTTAAAACCTTATTTTCATACGGCGGCATATCCTTTTGGGCCAAATTGGCCGGAATCTTCCAGTTTCGGACCCCGCCCATCCTCATCGCAATTTACCTCAATGCCAACTACGTCACCCTGTTTCATGTCGGCGCCAGGCTGCTTCAGATCTACTCTGCGCTGGTTGACAGCGTGGCCAGCATGGGCGGCCCCATGTACAGTTGGCAGGAAGCCAGGGGCGACAAGCAGGCTCTGCAAAATTCCTTTTTGCATTTTATCCGGATCAGCAGTTTGTTCGCCGTTTTTATTGGGGCGTCCATTGTTTTTTTCGGAAAAGACTTTGTCACGGTGTGGATGGGGAAAGGGTATGTAACAAGCTATTACATCATATTAATCCTGGGCGCGCCCACCATTATCGCGGCGACCCAAGGTCCGGCCGTAAACCTGTTGTTCAGCATTTCCCGCCATCGTTTCATGGCTATCATCAACACGGTGGAGACCGTGATCGGCTTGCTGCTATCCATGATTTTACTCCCCTATTACGGAATTTACGGCGTGGCCGCCGCACTCGGCGTTTCCACCTTGTTATGCAAGTCCGTGATTCTTGCCTATTACACCTGCAAGTGCATTGAAGTCCCCGGCAAAGATTACGTCAGGGCTTTCGCTATGCCAAACCTTAAGCTCCTGGCCGCCATGGGTTTTTATTTCTACCTCATTTCGGATTATTTGAAGCCCACCTACGCCAGCATCATGGGGCTCGCCGGAGTTCAGATGCTGCTGTTTATTCCCGTGATCTACTTTTTTGTGCTGGAAAAAGAGGATCGGATCGCCTTGGCCGGTGTTCTAAAAGCCCGCAAGATGGGCGATGATCCGCTCTCTGCAGCCCATCCCGCCGACATCGACAAAGACGCTTCTTGTCAGTAG
- a CDS encoding DUF1848 domain-containing protein — MKKHFKTVISASRRTDIPAFYMDWFMAGVKQGFFEVQNPFSKIMHKVPADNEAVHSIVFWSKDYSPFLRGGYGTALIDTGYHLFFVFTINSESPILEPRTPPLANRLAALKKLAEQFGPEAVTWRFDPICHFTTEQGPQNNLGDFVAIADAAAACGVARCVTSFVDVYRKLVTRTKVLKNFSFAPPGPERQAEILLRMQTVLQDRGITLYTCCENRLEGILPKDCGILPHACINHDLLEKLYGPGLSKKQDKGQRASQGCRCMESRDIGSYSLHPCRHSCLYCYANPEGY; from the coding sequence GTGAAAAAGCATTTCAAAACAGTTATTTCCGCTTCCAGACGCACAGACATCCCTGCGTTCTATATGGACTGGTTCATGGCCGGCGTTAAGCAGGGTTTTTTCGAAGTGCAAAACCCGTTTTCCAAGATAATGCACAAAGTCCCTGCAGACAATGAAGCAGTTCACTCCATAGTATTTTGGTCAAAGGACTATTCCCCGTTCCTGCGTGGAGGCTACGGGACAGCCCTAATCGATACAGGATATCATCTTTTTTTTGTTTTTACCATCAATTCGGAGTCCCCTATTTTGGAGCCCCGGACGCCGCCGTTGGCAAACCGCCTTGCAGCGCTGAAAAAGCTGGCGGAGCAATTCGGGCCGGAGGCGGTAACCTGGCGATTTGACCCCATTTGCCATTTTACAACGGAGCAAGGCCCGCAGAACAATCTGGGGGATTTCGTCGCCATCGCCGATGCAGCGGCCGCCTGCGGCGTGGCCCGATGCGTCACCAGTTTTGTCGATGTGTATCGGAAACTGGTCACACGCACTAAAGTTTTAAAGAATTTTTCCTTCGCCCCTCCCGGCCCGGAAAGGCAGGCGGAAATCCTCTTGCGCATGCAAACGGTCCTGCAAGACCGGGGCATTACCCTGTACACCTGCTGCGAAAACAGGCTTGAGGGAATCCTGCCCAAGGACTGCGGCATCCTACCCCACGCATGCATCAATCATGATTTGTTGGAAAAATTATACGGGCCAGGGCTCTCCAAAAAACAGGACAAAGGCCAAAGGGCCTCCCAGGGGTGCCGTTGCATGGAGTCCCGGGACATTGGGTCTTACTCCCTTCATCCTTGCAGGCACAGCTGCCTTTATTGCTACGCCAACCCGGAAGGCTACTGA